In one Vulgatibacter incomptus genomic region, the following are encoded:
- the rbfA gene encoding 30S ribosome-binding factor RbfA gives MHDRPQRVAHLIQQELGRLFTKGFKDPRITGFVTITGVKLSPDLKQAVVYYSVLGEPSEPKETAAGLKAAVGYIRREVGQTLSLRYTPEIKFIFDEAIERGDRIERLIKEIKDRDAEARSEDETKE, from the coding sequence ATGCACGACAGACCGCAGCGCGTGGCGCACCTCATCCAGCAGGAGCTGGGGCGCCTCTTCACCAAGGGTTTCAAGGATCCGCGGATCACCGGCTTCGTCACGATCACCGGCGTGAAGCTCAGCCCCGACCTCAAGCAGGCGGTGGTCTACTACTCGGTGCTGGGCGAGCCGTCGGAACCCAAGGAGACGGCCGCCGGCCTCAAGGCCGCGGTGGGCTACATCCGGCGCGAGGTCGGCCAGACCCTCAGCCTGCGCTACACGCCGGAGATCAAGTTCATCTTCGACGAGGCCATCGAGCGCGGCGACCGGATCGAGCGTCTGATCAAGGAGATCAAGGACCGCGACGCAGAGGCCCGGTCCGAGGACGAGACGAAGGAATAG
- the truB gene encoding tRNA pseudouridine(55) synthase TruB translates to MDGILIVDKPEGPTSFDVVKRLRRLGRDRKAGHTGTLDPMATGVLPICLGDATKLVPFVMEGEKDYEGVVALGVETDTYDATGTPVEERDPSGIGRGDVEAAVAAMVGEYWQTPPMYSAVKVGGRRLYELARKGEEVERKPRKVRIDSIELLDWDPSAATARIHVRCGKGTYIRSIAHELGQTLGVGGHLARLRRLRTGSFPIERAVPFQVVLDVMAAGREAELEAHLVGMRDCLPELPEIVVDDARARKVLHGMALGGRDLAECGSRRLEDGAQVRVVAPDGGLLAVGEMERGGLRYARVLVGRG, encoded by the coding sequence ATGGACGGCATCCTCATCGTCGACAAACCCGAAGGTCCCACCTCCTTCGACGTGGTGAAGCGGCTCCGCCGTCTGGGCCGCGATCGCAAGGCGGGCCACACGGGCACCCTCGATCCGATGGCAACGGGCGTGCTCCCGATCTGCCTCGGAGACGCGACCAAGCTCGTGCCCTTCGTGATGGAGGGCGAGAAGGACTACGAGGGCGTCGTCGCGCTCGGTGTCGAGACCGACACCTACGACGCCACGGGGACCCCGGTGGAGGAGCGCGACCCGTCCGGCATCGGGCGGGGCGACGTGGAGGCGGCGGTGGCCGCCATGGTCGGCGAGTACTGGCAAACGCCGCCGATGTACTCCGCGGTGAAGGTCGGCGGGCGCAGGCTCTACGAGCTCGCGCGCAAGGGGGAGGAGGTCGAGCGGAAGCCGCGCAAGGTGCGGATCGACTCCATCGAGCTGCTCGACTGGGATCCGTCCGCCGCGACGGCGAGGATCCACGTCCGCTGCGGCAAGGGGACGTACATCCGCTCGATCGCTCACGAGCTGGGCCAGACCCTCGGCGTCGGCGGGCACCTGGCCCGCCTTCGTCGCCTCCGTACCGGCTCGTTCCCGATCGAGCGGGCCGTCCCGTTCCAGGTGGTGCTCGACGTCATGGCCGCCGGGCGGGAGGCCGAGCTCGAGGCCCACCTCGTCGGCATGCGCGATTGCTTGCCCGAGCTCCCCGAGATCGTGGTGGACGACGCCCGGGCGCGGAAGGTCCTTCACGGGATGGCGCTGGGCGGTCGCGACCTCGCCGAGTGCGGGTCGAGGCGGCTGGAGGACGGGGCGCAGGTCCGGGTCGTCGCGCCGGACGGCGGGCTCCTCGCGGTCGGCGAGATGGAGCGGGGCGGCCTTCGCTACGCGAGGGTCCTGGTCGGGAGGGGTTGA
- the rpsO gene encoding 30S ribosomal protein S15 — translation MALLKDRKQELVSKFARKEGDTGSPEVQIALLTERIVYLTEHFKTHAKDHHSRRGLLKLVGQRRRLLDYLKGKDLNRYKTVIEQLGIRK, via the coding sequence ATGGCACTTCTCAAGGATCGGAAGCAGGAGCTCGTCAGCAAGTTCGCCCGCAAAGAGGGCGACACGGGTTCCCCCGAGGTGCAGATCGCGCTCCTCACCGAGCGGATCGTCTACCTCACCGAGCACTTCAAGACCCACGCGAAGGATCACCACTCGCGTCGCGGTCTGCTCAAGCTCGTCGGCCAGCGGCGCCGCCTCCTCGACTACCTCAAGGGGAAGGATCTGAACCGCTACAAGACGGTCATCGAGCAGCTCGGCATCCGGAAGTAG